A single window of Nicotiana tomentosiformis chromosome 1, ASM39032v3, whole genome shotgun sequence DNA harbors:
- the LOC138907058 gene encoding uncharacterized protein, whose amino-acid sequence MALLGRNKLGLVDGTCSKENFPESMWNHWERVNAIVLSWLMNSVSSGLLGGIIYASSAQAVWNDLHERFDKIDSSRSYNLHKETVTLSQGTASISAYFSKLNDLWKNLKPWFLLLGVDCPKSRNFVVHLQKLKLFQFLMGLNDSYSQATSQILLMSPMPRVNQAYAMVISDESQKSVVANAGLLGENPTSVTGQYDVNIGQVNNASWLGNCTFTKEQYDHIVQLLNKDNSASSPATPLANATGIPCALLASNSLQEWIIDTGATNHMVADLKLLNKASLVQTSQPKKELFSGRVKAIGREDSGLYILSRQTIPESDAISLATKETEANKEISSSNIDLWNKRLGHMSTTVLKKLLPVKTQDISARIDLCSICFCAK is encoded by the exons ATGGCGTTGTTAGGAAGAAATAAATTGGGGTTGGTTGATGGAACTTGTTCCAAAGAAAATTTCCCAGAAAGTATGTGGAATCATTGGGAAAGGGTAAACGCGATTGTTCTTTCTTGGTTGATGAATTCTGTTAGTAGTGGCTTACTTGGTGGTATAATATATGCCTCAAGTGCTCAAGCAGTCTGGAATGACTTGCATGAAAGATTTGATAAAATAGATAGTTCAAGATCTTACAATTTACATAAAGAAACTGTCACTCTTAGTCAAGGAACTGCATCTATATCTGCATATTTTTCAAAACTGAATGATTTGTGGAAGAATTTGAAGCCTTGGTTCCTGCTCCTGGGTGTCGATTGCCCAAAATCAAGAAATTTCGTGGTTCACTTACAGAAATTAAAATTGTTTCAATTCTTGATGGGCTTAAATGATTCCTACAGCCAAGCTACAAGTCAGATTCTGTTGATGAGCCCTATGCCAAGAGTCAATCAAGCATATGCTATGGTAATCAGTGATGAGAGTCAGAAATCAGTTGTAGCCAATGCTGGTTTACTAGGGGAAAATCCCACTTCTGTAACTGGACAATATGATGTG AACATTGGACAAGTGAACAATGCTTCTTGGCTGGGTAACTGCACATTTACTAAAGAACAGTATGATCACATTGTGCAACTTCTAAACAAAGATAACTCAGCTTCTTCTCCAGCAACTCCATTAGCCAATGCAACAGGTATACCCTGTGCTTTACTAGCTTCAAATAGTTTACAAGAGTGGATAATAGACACAGGGGCCACAAACCATATGGTAGCTGATCTAAAGTTATTGAACAAGGCTTCCTTAGTTCAAACAAGCCAACCAAAGAAA GAACTCTTCAGTGGGAGGGTGAAAGCGATTGGTAGAGAAGACAGTGGTCTCTACATCCTCAGTAGACAAACAATACCAGAAAGTGATGCAATTAGTTTAGCCACAAAGGAGACAGAAGCAAATAAAGAGATTAGCTCAAGTAATATAGATCTTTGGAATAAGAGGCTTGGTCATATGTCTACTACTGTCCTAAAGAAGTTACTACCAGTCAAGACACAAGATATATCTGCTAGAATAGACCTATGTAGTATATGCTTTTGTGCAAAATAA